TCAAGATGTAGTAGTTTACCGTTGGTTAAATGATTCTAAAGTTTGGGGAGTTGATATTTCTCAACTGTTGCGTCAGGGAAAGATAAATGATGTTTTGCGGCGACTCTCTCCCACTTGGACAAGTCTGGGGTATGGTATAGAAACTAATTCTGTTAGTAGCTCTTTACCTAAGATTTATCAGAAAATGTTGCAAGAAGAATTAACCGCAGCTAAACAACCGACAGCCCCGATGCCACCATCCCCAACTCCTTCTAGCAAGGCAGTAAAAAAGTAGTAAGTTTATCCTAATTTTTAACTTGCTGTGGATAAAAAACTTTTGATATTTTCCACAAATGCCAAAGTATTTTCAAAGTGGATATTGTGTGCAGCATTGCTAATTATTTTTATCTGAGCAAATTCACATATTTTAGCCATTTCTGTATTAATAGATATAAATTTTTGATCGTATTCACCCACTAGCAAAAGCATGGGAATTGTATTTAATTTTAGCTTTTCCCATAAAGAAGGTTGACATCCAGTACCCATAAAGCGCAGTGATTTATCTAATTCCTGTGGATTGTTCTGCAACCGACTTTCAACCATGCGATCGTATTCTGGATGATTTTTTATATAACCAAAAATCGGTTGATTATACCAATTTGATATAAAAGTGGCAAAATCGCTTTTTTCAAGACTTCTTGTTAATTTTCTGCCTATTTGTGTATCAATTTTAATCCGTTCTAATCGTTCTGCTTCTGTTGGCAAACCTGGGGAAGCTGACTCTAGAACAACTTTATGAAAGCGTTCTGGAAAATGCAGCGCTAGGTATAAAGC
This portion of the Nostoc sp. GT001 genome encodes:
- the menH gene encoding 2-succinyl-6-hydroxy-2,4-cyclohexadiene-1-carboxylate synthase, producing the protein MILKNYQFHYSLIGTLNKPLILFLHGFMGNINEFDEALKLLFNEFSYLTLDLPGHGKTQVLGEDKYYTMANTAHALINLLDELKIAKCFLVGYSMGGRLALYLALHFPERFHKVVLESASPGLPTEAERLERIKIDTQIGRKLTRSLEKSDFATFISNWYNQPIFGYIKNHPEYDRMVESRLQNNPQELDKSLRFMGTGCQPSLWEKLKLNTIPMLLLVGEYDQKFISINTEMAKICEFAQIKIISNAAHNIHFENTLAFVENIKSFLSTAS